From Pseudomonas hefeiensis, one genomic window encodes:
- a CDS encoding sulfotransferase family protein, translating into MEGLSLDGWLPIRVWQATGQWRVDWCWFGEARLSQPFFSDAVEQALRLPFNQAFRRQTPLGALDQWKQQSPGLLPSAFIFHASRCGSTLISQMLAQLDDHIVISEPPPLDTLLRSDMAHADRCMALRGLMSAYGQRRRGVEQRLVIKLDAWNIGELALLRECFPDTPWLFVYRDPLEIAVSHLRRPGMHMVPGMIGTSVLDDGLPFSGQEDFIARRLGRLLRVGLERCHEFAGLAVNYAELPDAMAGRLAVFFGLDDAQRRQVFAMAGQHAKQPGQAFAGDSEDKRREASSTLRDQVMHWAQGAYEALETWRPDSRPGFG; encoded by the coding sequence GTGGAAGGCCTGAGCCTGGATGGCTGGTTGCCGATCCGCGTGTGGCAAGCGACGGGGCAGTGGCGGGTTGACTGGTGCTGGTTCGGTGAGGCGCGATTGTCGCAACCGTTCTTCAGCGACGCGGTGGAGCAGGCCCTGCGGTTGCCCTTCAATCAGGCGTTCCGTCGCCAGACACCCTTGGGCGCTCTGGATCAGTGGAAGCAACAAAGCCCAGGTCTGCTTCCAAGTGCATTCATCTTCCATGCCTCCCGCTGTGGCTCGACATTGATCAGCCAGATGCTGGCGCAACTGGACGACCACATCGTCATTTCAGAACCGCCGCCTCTGGATACTCTGCTGCGCAGTGATATGGCGCACGCTGACCGGTGCATGGCACTCAGGGGGCTGATGTCGGCCTATGGGCAGCGCCGCCGCGGTGTGGAACAGCGGCTGGTGATCAAGCTCGACGCCTGGAACATCGGTGAGCTGGCGCTGCTGCGCGAATGTTTTCCCGATACGCCTTGGTTGTTCGTGTACCGCGACCCTTTGGAAATCGCCGTTTCCCATTTGCGTCGTCCCGGCATGCACATGGTGCCGGGGATGATCGGGACGAGCGTGCTGGACGACGGATTGCCCTTCAGCGGTCAGGAAGATTTCATCGCACGCCGACTGGGCCGATTGTTGCGGGTGGGGTTGGAGCGCTGCCATGAGTTTGCCGGGCTGGCGGTTAATTACGCTGAGTTGCCTGATGCGATGGCAGGGCGGCTGGCAGTGTTTTTCGGACTCGATGACGCCCAGCGCCGCCAAGTGTTTGCCATGGCGGGGCAGCATGCCAAGCAGCCGGGGCAGGCGTTTGCTGGTGACAGCGAGGACAAGCGTCGGGAGGCTTCATCAACGCTGCGTGATCAGGTGATGCATTGGGCGCAGGGGGCCTATGAGGCGCTCGAAACGTGGCGGCCTGATAGCCGGCCAGGATTTGGTTGA
- a CDS encoding alpha/beta hydrolase, whose translation MHNESIRYLVVPGWQGSPLNHWQTHWQNSLPNSARVEQADWLTPRREDWVAALTQAIAADSRPVILIAHSLGCITVAHWAASAPMQFLRRVRGALLVAPADVERPACAPALRNFAPIPTDLLPFPSQVVSSDNDPAVSVERALELASHWGADAGILAGAGHINVKSGHQRWEQGFAYLYRLQNRLERHALRRA comes from the coding sequence ATGCACAACGAATCGATTCGCTACCTGGTTGTGCCGGGCTGGCAAGGATCGCCGCTAAACCACTGGCAAACCCATTGGCAGAACAGCCTGCCCAATAGCGCCCGGGTCGAACAGGCCGACTGGTTGACCCCTCGGCGTGAAGACTGGGTTGCGGCGCTGACCCAAGCCATTGCCGCCGACAGCAGGCCGGTGATCCTCATTGCCCATAGCCTGGGTTGCATCACGGTTGCCCACTGGGCGGCCAGTGCGCCGATGCAGTTTCTGCGGCGGGTTCGCGGAGCGTTACTGGTGGCGCCGGCGGATGTCGAACGGCCGGCCTGCGCGCCTGCGTTGCGCAATTTTGCGCCGATTCCCACTGATCTGCTGCCGTTCCCAAGCCAGGTGGTCAGTTCCGACAATGACCCAGCCGTAAGCGTTGAGCGCGCGCTTGAGCTGGCGAGCCACTGGGGCGCCGACGCCGGGATTCTGGCCGGGGCCGGGCATATCAATGTGAAGTCTGGCCATCAGCGTTGGGAGCAGGGCTTCGCCTATCTCTATCGTTTGCAAAACCGCCTGGAGCGTCACGCCCTGCGTCGCGCCTGA
- a CDS encoding sigma 54-interacting transcriptional regulator — MSLHETLGQPLLTFPDAQKSPLSIRAKALVFVDPRSQQLRDALEQLAPRSIAVLIRGQTGTGKELLARYLHRESARGGLFVSVNCAAISPTYAEAELFGYAVGSHSGSASSRAGWFGSANGGTLYLDEIGDLPLPIQIKLLAALENHEVTRVGAHQPSPVDVRLVAATSIDLAQAVAVGKFHERLYHYLREGQLELPALHERVGDILPLAEYFLGIYSQRLGLSVPLISEMAQHALERHNWPGNTRELENVIHFALLVSNGDYILPEHLNLPHPTEPSELIKHLALTLVGQGKRQQLEQLKQWFAGL; from the coding sequence ATGAGCTTGCATGAAACCTTGGGTCAGCCACTGCTGACGTTTCCCGACGCACAAAAAAGCCCCCTGAGCATCCGCGCCAAGGCGTTGGTGTTCGTCGACCCGCGTTCGCAGCAACTGCGCGACGCATTGGAGCAACTGGCGCCGCGCTCGATCGCGGTACTGATCCGCGGCCAAACCGGTACCGGCAAGGAGTTGCTTGCCCGTTACCTGCATCGTGAAAGCGCTCGCGGCGGGTTGTTCGTTTCGGTCAATTGCGCGGCTATCAGCCCGACTTACGCCGAAGCAGAATTGTTCGGTTATGCCGTCGGCAGCCACAGCGGCTCGGCCAGTAGCCGGGCCGGCTGGTTCGGCTCGGCCAATGGCGGCACCCTTTATCTGGATGAGATCGGCGATTTACCCCTGCCGATCCAGATCAAATTGCTGGCGGCCCTGGAAAACCACGAGGTCACCCGTGTCGGCGCCCACCAGCCCAGCCCCGTGGATGTGCGCCTGGTCGCGGCCACCAGCATTGATCTGGCGCAAGCGGTGGCCGTTGGAAAGTTTCACGAACGGCTCTATCACTACCTTCGCGAAGGTCAACTCGAGCTGCCGGCGCTGCACGAGCGGGTGGGCGATATTCTGCCCCTGGCTGAATATTTTCTGGGCATCTACAGCCAGCGCCTCGGTCTGAGCGTGCCTCTGATCAGCGAAATGGCGCAGCACGCGCTGGAGCGGCACAACTGGCCGGGCAACACCCGCGAATTGGAAAACGTCATTCATTTCGCATTGCTGGTAAGTAATGGCGATTACATATTGCCAGAGCATCTCAACTTGCCACATCCCACGGAACCTTCGGAGTTAATCAAGCACCTGGCGCTAACGTTGGTCGGGCAGGGTAAGCGTCAGCAACTTGAACAATTAAAGCAGTGGTTCGCTGGCCTCTGA
- a CDS encoding slipin family protein, with amino-acid sequence MGMQIGFTMLLLLLIALAASTFRILREYERGVVFQLGRFWQVKGPGLILLIPVVQQMIRVDLRTIVLDVPSQDVITRDNVSVKVNAVLYFRVLDPQKAIIQVENFLMATSQLAQTTLRAVLGKHDLDQLLAEREQLNSDIQQVLDAQTDAWGIKVANVEIKHVDLNESMIRAIARQAEAERERRAKVIHAEGELQASEKLMQAAEMLGRQPGAMQLRYMQTLGSIAGDKTSTIVFPLPIELLKGMAELSPNKS; translated from the coding sequence ATGGGTATGCAAATCGGTTTTACGATGCTGTTGTTGCTGTTGATAGCACTGGCGGCTTCAACGTTCCGGATCCTGCGCGAATACGAACGCGGGGTGGTTTTTCAGCTTGGCCGGTTCTGGCAGGTCAAAGGACCGGGGCTGATCCTGCTGATTCCCGTGGTGCAGCAGATGATCCGCGTCGACTTGCGCACCATTGTCCTCGACGTACCGTCGCAGGACGTGATCACTCGCGACAACGTCTCGGTGAAGGTCAACGCGGTGCTGTACTTTCGCGTGCTCGACCCGCAGAAAGCAATCATCCAGGTCGAAAACTTTCTCATGGCGACCAGCCAACTGGCCCAGACCACATTGCGCGCCGTTCTCGGCAAACATGACCTGGACCAGTTGCTGGCCGAGCGCGAGCAATTGAACAGCGACATCCAGCAAGTGCTGGACGCCCAGACCGACGCCTGGGGTATCAAAGTGGCCAACGTGGAAATCAAGCACGTGGACCTCAATGAATCGATGATCCGCGCCATCGCCCGACAGGCCGAAGCCGAGCGGGAACGACGGGCCAAGGTGATCCACGCTGAGGGCGAGCTGCAAGCCTCGGAAAAACTCATGCAAGCCGCCGAAATGCTTGGTCGCCAGCCAGGCGCCATGCAACTGCGCTACATGCAGACGCTGGGCTCCATTGCCGGCGACAAAACCTCCACCATCGTTTTTCCGCTGCCGATCGAGTTGCTCAAGGGGATGGCGGAGTTGTCGCCCAACAAGTCTTGA
- a CDS encoding DUF2789 domain-containing protein yields MESPIHSLPALFKQLGLSDDPVEIEKFITTHSPLKPELHLADAFFWSTSQQQLLREEILEDADWAEVVDQLNVLLRKGRDE; encoded by the coding sequence ATGGAATCCCCGATCCACAGCCTGCCCGCGCTGTTCAAACAATTGGGCCTGTCTGACGACCCTGTTGAGATCGAAAAATTCATCACGACCCATTCGCCCCTCAAGCCTGAACTGCACTTGGCTGACGCGTTTTTCTGGAGCACAAGCCAGCAGCAGTTACTGCGTGAAGAAATCCTCGAGGATGCGGACTGGGCGGAAGTGGTGGACCAGTTGAATGTGTTGCTGCGCAAGGGCCGCGATGAGTGA
- a CDS encoding TolC family protein, with protein sequence MNRSQKLFAMSVLALTVSGCAVTSDPIERSVSEQRARTDLQNMYKDQEPLSGPLTLHQAMARAVKYNLEGRLKIMEEALAKRQLDLASFDMLPRMALDAGYVGRNNVSASSSQSVETGTQSLEPSTSQDRDREVADLTMVWNVLDFGVSYISAKQAGDQRLIVQERRRKVINTIVQDVRSAYWRAMAAERLLKQIDSLMVRVDTARGNSQSMSEQRIGDPVQALGYQRSLIQATRQLEEQRRALSLAKTELATLINLPLGTELTLATQDEYVIPELKVDLARLEQEALTSRPELREQDYQTRITAAETRKAMLRLLPGLEFSAGGHYDSNSFLVEQGWADYGVKVTWNLFNVISAPAAINVAKAGEEVAAARRQAMSIAVLAQLYVANANYREALRQFKTSQQLSDIDGQIVGQLRNRYQAAGLGELDLIQGELNTLQADLRRDLAYADLRNAYGQIFASAGLDPLPDEVQSTQVQSIATALANREAAWAQGDIAAPTAAVTP encoded by the coding sequence ATGAATAGAAGTCAGAAGTTATTCGCAATGAGTGTGCTGGCGTTGACGGTCAGTGGATGTGCGGTCACCAGCGATCCGATCGAGCGTAGCGTCAGCGAACAGCGCGCCCGGACCGATCTGCAGAATATGTACAAGGATCAGGAGCCCCTCAGCGGGCCGCTGACCCTGCACCAGGCCATGGCCCGTGCGGTGAAGTACAACCTTGAAGGCCGCTTGAAGATCATGGAGGAAGCCCTGGCCAAGCGTCAGCTGGACCTGGCCAGTTTCGACATGCTGCCACGCATGGCCCTGGACGCCGGCTATGTGGGCCGCAATAACGTCAGCGCTTCCAGCAGCCAGAGCGTGGAAACCGGTACCCAGTCCCTGGAACCGTCGACCTCCCAGGACCGCGATCGCGAAGTGGCCGACCTGACCATGGTCTGGAACGTGCTCGATTTCGGCGTGAGCTACATCAGTGCCAAGCAGGCCGGGGACCAGCGGCTGATCGTGCAGGAGCGTCGGCGCAAGGTCATCAACACGATCGTCCAGGATGTGCGTTCGGCTTACTGGCGAGCCATGGCCGCCGAGCGCCTGCTCAAGCAGATCGACAGTCTGATGGTCCGGGTCGATACGGCCCGCGGCAACAGTCAGAGCATGAGCGAGCAACGCATTGGCGACCCGGTGCAGGCTTTGGGTTACCAGCGTTCGCTGATCCAGGCCACCCGCCAGCTCGAAGAGCAGCGACGGGCGTTGTCCCTGGCCAAGACGGAGCTGGCGACGCTGATCAACCTGCCCCTGGGCACTGAGCTGACCTTGGCCACTCAGGATGAATACGTGATCCCGGAACTCAAGGTCGACCTCGCGCGCCTTGAACAGGAAGCCCTGACCAGCCGTCCGGAACTGCGCGAGCAGGACTACCAGACGCGCATCACCGCTGCCGAAACCCGCAAGGCCATGCTGCGCCTGTTGCCGGGGCTGGAGTTTTCCGCTGGCGGGCATTACGACAGCAACTCGTTCCTGGTGGAGCAGGGCTGGGCTGACTATGGCGTGAAAGTCACCTGGAACCTGTTCAACGTAATCTCCGCCCCGGCGGCCATCAACGTCGCCAAGGCCGGTGAAGAGGTGGCGGCGGCGCGGCGTCAGGCCATGTCGATTGCCGTGCTGGCGCAGCTGTACGTGGCCAATGCCAATTACCGCGAGGCGCTGCGCCAGTTCAAGACCAGCCAGCAGTTATCGGATATCGATGGGCAGATCGTTGGTCAACTGCGCAACCGCTATCAGGCCGCCGGCTTGGGCGAGCTGGACCTGATCCAGGGCGAACTCAACACGCTGCAGGCGGATTTGCGGCGGGATCTGGCCTATGCCGACCTGCGCAACGCCTACGGCCAGATCTTTGCCAGCGCTGGCCTTGACCCGTTGCCCGATGAAGTGCAATCGACCCAAGTGCAGTCCATCGCCACGGCGCTGGCCAACCGCGAAGCGGCGTGGGCCCAGGGCGATATCGCGGCGCCGACGGCAGCGGTGACCCCATAA
- a CDS encoding aspartyl/asparaginyl beta-hydroxylase domain-containing protein — translation MVRPAFSRLPVTVNLPLLLQALAAVEDDRWQGHFNSAYYSGDWSGVALISAVDALTPLSCGRGQPVRRAPWSDDDRWHEALRDWPLEIVSARLLRLGPGGCIHEHRDYDLGGADADLRLHVPLLSPPGVDFWLDGQRIPMTAGECWFLDLSLPHRVDNRSSQPRIHLVLDCRPSPWLQRQVAAGLLSTPAIGAERSDLVCFEQLVESDPQLARTLQSLHDVDAFIECAIAMAAERDLHVTREQLQAAMRNGRRQWSDQWKA, via the coding sequence ATGGTGCGCCCGGCGTTTTCCCGGCTGCCGGTAACGGTGAACCTGCCCTTGCTGTTGCAGGCATTGGCAGCCGTTGAAGACGATCGTTGGCAAGGTCATTTCAACAGCGCCTATTACAGCGGCGACTGGAGTGGCGTGGCGCTGATTTCGGCGGTCGATGCCTTGACCCCGTTGTCTTGCGGGCGCGGTCAGCCCGTGCGCCGCGCGCCCTGGTCAGACGATGACCGTTGGCACGAAGCGTTGCGCGACTGGCCGCTGGAGATTGTCTCGGCACGGCTGCTGCGACTCGGCCCCGGCGGGTGTATCCACGAGCATCGCGATTATGACTTGGGTGGAGCGGACGCCGATCTGCGCCTGCATGTGCCGCTGCTCAGCCCGCCTGGCGTGGATTTCTGGCTGGATGGGCAACGCATTCCGATGACGGCGGGAGAATGTTGGTTTCTCGACCTGTCGCTGCCTCATCGCGTCGATAACCGCAGCAGTCAGCCGCGGATTCATCTGGTGCTCGATTGCCGCCCCAGCCCATGGTTGCAAAGGCAGGTTGCTGCAGGCCTGCTCAGCACACCGGCAATCGGGGCTGAGCGAAGTGATCTGGTGTGTTTTGAGCAACTCGTTGAAAGCGACCCTCAACTCGCCCGGACCCTGCAGAGCCTGCATGACGTGGACGCTTTCATTGAGTGTGCAATCGCGATGGCCGCCGAACGGGATTTGCACGTTACCCGCGAGCAATTGCAAGCGGCCATGCGCAACGGTCGCCGGCAGTGGAGTGACCAGTGGAAGGCCTGA
- a CDS encoding NfeD family protein, giving the protein MNIHCFTVALLAMSGPALAADGLALLAANPLGFWLIAVGVALLIAEAALPNYGVAGLGGIILCVIGAVILTNADVPVPLMIALGLISGFLLIVLLIRALKTRPRKPVSGDAALLGSVTAVTALQTGNNHHGWIQLEGERWQVASATPLRPGQAVRVIARKGLLLEVAAADSQGG; this is encoded by the coding sequence GTGAACATTCACTGCTTTACGGTCGCGCTGCTGGCCATGAGCGGGCCGGCATTGGCGGCCGATGGACTCGCGCTACTGGCGGCCAATCCCTTGGGTTTCTGGCTGATTGCAGTGGGCGTGGCCTTGCTGATCGCCGAGGCTGCCTTGCCCAACTACGGAGTCGCCGGGTTGGGCGGCATCATTCTGTGCGTCATTGGCGCGGTTATCCTGACCAACGCCGATGTACCGGTCCCCCTGATGATCGCTCTGGGCCTGATCAGCGGCTTTTTGCTGATCGTCCTGCTGATCCGCGCGTTGAAAACCCGACCGCGCAAACCCGTCAGCGGCGATGCCGCGCTGTTGGGCAGTGTCACGGCGGTGACAGCGTTACAGACCGGCAATAATCATCATGGCTGGATCCAGCTGGAAGGCGAACGCTGGCAGGTAGCAAGCGCGACGCCGCTGCGGCCAGGCCAGGCTGTGCGGGTCATCGCACGCAAGGGTTTGCTACTGGAAGTGGCCGCCGCTGATTCCCAAGGAGGCTGA